In Natronococcus occultus SP4, the following proteins share a genomic window:
- a CDS encoding ABC transporter permease → MTDRREPTTDGGATAPVDAPTPGSGGDDRSGPASEDERYRARGIRNRLERRAIALFGLGTVSLLLVLFYYPVATVFVEAVVVEGAVTLAVFLELLRDPFYFGDFARLFAGESPLSVAADLLSSDRRIGIVGFTAYQAFLSTLLSVVLGVPAAYVLARYEFRGRQTLRSLTVLPFVLPSIMVAVGFVATFGENGTLNRLLGLVGLGPIELMFTLEAILIAHAFYNAPLVARVTTAAWESVDASAIETARSLGASPFRAFRDVVAPQLYPAVLMGAALTFVFTFGTFPIVLALGGFELATVEVFVYRLIQDLNYAEAAALAIVELVITLGILYGYLRYEATHVVRSRGVRPLPRRPLSPPSLSVRELLPRAGIAVYAVIALVVFVSPIVSMLYASVSGPDGLTLDHYRFLLERQETAAAFQVQPWPAIRNSLLFAAGALALALPMGVVVSVLTTRRYRGRKLVDAVAMAPLAVSGIIVGIGLLRGPVFGIELSGWRIAMGGAAAIVAAHAVSCYPFVVRTVAPGLESVDRSLIESARALGASRARALYDVELPLVWPGVVAGAAFVVAISMGEFSSTVILATGTDQYTMPVAIERFIGRRLGPATAMGVVLLVVTSISFVIIDRLGGESFGI, encoded by the coding sequence GTGACCGATCGTCGCGAGCCGACGACCGACGGCGGGGCGACCGCACCCGTCGACGCGCCGACGCCCGGCTCCGGGGGGGACGATCGATCGGGGCCCGCTTCGGAGGACGAACGGTACCGCGCGAGGGGGATCCGCAACCGCCTCGAGCGACGGGCCATCGCGCTGTTCGGCCTCGGTACCGTCTCGCTGCTGCTCGTGTTGTTTTACTACCCCGTGGCGACGGTGTTCGTCGAGGCCGTCGTCGTCGAGGGCGCGGTGACGCTTGCAGTCTTTCTCGAACTCCTGCGGGATCCGTTCTACTTCGGGGATTTCGCCCGGCTGTTCGCCGGCGAGTCCCCGCTTTCGGTCGCCGCGGACCTCCTCTCGAGCGATCGTCGGATCGGGATCGTCGGCTTCACCGCCTACCAGGCGTTCCTCTCGACGCTGCTCAGCGTCGTGCTCGGCGTCCCCGCGGCGTACGTCCTCGCGCGCTACGAGTTCCGCGGCCGACAGACGCTGCGCTCGTTGACGGTGTTGCCGTTCGTGCTCCCGTCGATTATGGTCGCCGTCGGCTTCGTCGCGACGTTCGGGGAGAACGGTACGCTCAACCGCCTGCTGGGACTCGTCGGACTCGGCCCGATCGAGCTGATGTTCACGCTGGAGGCGATCCTGATCGCCCACGCCTTCTACAACGCCCCGCTGGTAGCGCGGGTGACGACCGCAGCCTGGGAGTCCGTCGACGCGAGCGCGATCGAGACCGCCCGCAGCCTCGGGGCGAGCCCCTTCCGTGCCTTTCGGGACGTCGTCGCCCCCCAGCTGTACCCGGCGGTGCTGATGGGTGCGGCGTTGACCTTCGTCTTCACGTTCGGCACCTTCCCGATCGTGCTGGCGCTCGGCGGGTTCGAGCTGGCGACCGTCGAGGTGTTCGTCTACCGGCTGATCCAGGATCTGAACTACGCCGAGGCGGCCGCGCTGGCGATCGTCGAACTCGTCATCACGCTGGGGATCCTCTACGGCTACCTGCGCTACGAGGCCACCCACGTCGTCCGCTCGCGGGGCGTGCGTCCGCTTCCGCGTCGGCCGCTCTCCCCGCCCTCGCTCTCCGTTCGCGAACTGCTCCCGCGGGCTGGAATCGCCGTCTACGCCGTCATCGCGCTGGTCGTCTTCGTCTCGCCGATCGTCAGCATGCTCTACGCGAGCGTCTCCGGGCCCGACGGGCTCACGCTGGATCACTACCGGTTCCTGCTCGAGCGCCAGGAGACCGCCGCGGCGTTCCAGGTCCAGCCCTGGCCCGCGATCCGTAACTCCCTGCTCTTTGCCGCGGGCGCACTCGCACTCGCCCTGCCGATGGGTGTCGTCGTCTCGGTGCTAACGACCAGACGCTACCGGGGTCGGAAGCTCGTCGACGCCGTGGCGATGGCCCCGCTCGCGGTCTCGGGGATCATCGTCGGGATCGGCCTGCTTCGGGGTCCGGTCTTCGGGATCGAGCTCTCGGGCTGGCGGATCGCGATGGGCGGCGCCGCGGCGATCGTCGCCGCCCACGCTGTCTCCTGTTACCCGTTTGTGGTCCGGACCGTCGCGCCGGGCCTCGAGTCCGTCGATCGCTCGCTCATCGAGTCGGCTCGCGCGCTCGGTGCTTCCCGGGCCCGAGCCCTGTACGACGTCGAACTCCCGCTGGTCTGGCCTGGCGTCGTCGCAGGCGCGGCCTTCGTCGTCGCCATCTCGATGGGCGAGTTCTCCTCGACGGTCATTTTGGCGACCGGAACCGACCAGTACACGATGCCGGTCGCGATCGAACGGTTCATCGGCCGTCGCCTCGGACCCGCAACCGCAATGGGCGTCGTCCTGCTGGTCGTCACGAGCATCAGTTTCGTGATCATCGACCGCCTCGGAGGTGAGAGCTTTGGCATCTGA
- the rqcH gene encoding ribosome rescue protein RqcH → MDPKRELTSVDLAALVGEFGTYEGAKVDKAYLYGDDLLRLKMRDFDRGRVELLIEVGEIKRAHTVAPERVPDAPGRPPQFAMMLRNRLSGADFAGVEQFEFDRILEFVFERDDGTTRIIVELFGQGNIAVTDGEYEVIDCLETVRLKSRTVVPGSRYEFPDSRTNPLSVSREAFDREMEDSDTDVVRTLATQLNMGGLYAEEICTRAGVEKALDIEDATEDDYRRVYEAIERLALDVRNGNFDPRLYRAPAEDETEDEETTGPVVDATPFPLEEHEDEGLTAEAADSFLGALDDYFFELELEDEEEPDPTEQRPDFEEEIAKHERIIEQQQGAIEGFEQQAQAQRENAELLYARYELVDDILSTIQEARTQDRPWDEIEERFEEGKERGIEAAEAVVGVDGTEGIVTVELDGEEIDLVADDGVEQNADRLYTEAKRIEEKKEGALAAIEDTREDLEDAKRRRDEWEATDDHEDDDDEEDEEKNWLEMASVPIRENEPWYDRFRWFHTSDGYLVIGGRSADQNEELVKKYLEPGDTVLHTQAHGGPVTVLKATDPSEASSSDIELPDSSIEEAAQFAVSYSSVWKDGRYAGDVYAVDSDQVTKTPESGEYLEKGGFAIRGDRTYYRDTPVGAAVGIQCEPYTRVIGGPPSAIEGQVETLIELEPGRYAQADAAKRLYRQFREEFADESFVRKIASPDRIQHFMPPGGSRVKGE, encoded by the coding sequence ATGGATCCAAAGCGGGAGCTTACGAGCGTCGACCTCGCGGCCCTCGTCGGGGAGTTCGGCACCTACGAGGGTGCGAAGGTCGACAAGGCCTATCTCTACGGCGACGACCTCCTGCGGCTCAAGATGCGCGATTTCGACCGCGGTCGCGTCGAGCTGCTGATCGAGGTCGGCGAAATCAAACGCGCCCACACGGTCGCCCCCGAGCGGGTACCCGACGCCCCGGGGCGGCCTCCTCAGTTCGCGATGATGCTTCGAAACCGGCTGTCGGGTGCTGACTTCGCCGGCGTCGAGCAGTTCGAGTTCGACCGCATTCTCGAGTTCGTCTTCGAACGCGACGACGGCACCACCCGTATCATCGTCGAGCTGTTCGGGCAGGGGAACATCGCCGTCACCGACGGCGAGTACGAGGTCATCGACTGCCTCGAGACGGTTCGGTTGAAATCGCGGACGGTCGTTCCCGGCTCCCGGTACGAGTTTCCTGACTCGCGGACGAACCCGCTGTCGGTCTCGCGGGAGGCCTTCGACCGCGAGATGGAGGATTCGGATACGGACGTCGTCCGGACGTTGGCGACTCAGCTCAACATGGGCGGGCTCTACGCCGAAGAGATCTGCACCCGCGCGGGCGTCGAGAAGGCCCTGGACATCGAGGACGCCACCGAGGACGACTACCGACGCGTCTACGAGGCCATCGAACGGCTCGCGCTCGACGTCCGGAACGGGAACTTCGATCCGCGGCTGTACCGGGCGCCCGCCGAAGACGAGACCGAGGACGAGGAGACGACCGGTCCGGTCGTCGACGCCACGCCGTTTCCGCTCGAGGAACACGAGGACGAGGGGCTGACCGCGGAAGCCGCCGACAGCTTCCTCGGGGCGCTGGACGACTACTTCTTCGAGCTCGAACTCGAGGACGAAGAGGAGCCCGACCCGACCGAACAACGACCCGACTTCGAGGAGGAGATCGCCAAACACGAGCGGATCATCGAACAACAGCAGGGCGCGATCGAGGGGTTCGAACAGCAGGCCCAGGCCCAGCGGGAAAACGCCGAGCTGCTGTACGCCCGCTACGAGCTGGTCGACGACATCCTCTCGACGATCCAGGAGGCCCGCACACAGGATCGCCCCTGGGACGAGATCGAGGAGCGCTTCGAGGAGGGGAAAGAACGCGGGATCGAGGCCGCCGAGGCGGTCGTTGGCGTCGACGGGACGGAGGGGATCGTCACCGTCGAGCTCGACGGCGAGGAGATCGATCTCGTCGCGGACGACGGCGTCGAGCAGAACGCCGACCGCCTCTACACCGAGGCCAAACGCATCGAGGAGAAGAAAGAGGGCGCGCTGGCGGCCATCGAGGACACCCGCGAGGACTTAGAAGACGCCAAGCGACGCCGCGACGAGTGGGAGGCAACGGACGACCACGAGGACGACGATGACGAGGAGGACGAAGAGAAAAACTGGCTCGAGATGGCCTCGGTCCCGATCCGCGAGAACGAACCCTGGTACGACCGCTTTCGGTGGTTCCACACCAGCGACGGCTACCTCGTGATCGGCGGGCGCAGCGCCGACCAGAACGAGGAGCTGGTCAAAAAGTACCTCGAACCCGGCGACACGGTGCTCCACACCCAGGCCCACGGGGGTCCCGTCACGGTGCTGAAGGCGACCGATCCGAGCGAGGCGTCCTCGTCGGATATCGAGCTGCCGGACTCGAGCATCGAGGAGGCAGCCCAGTTCGCGGTCTCGTACTCGTCGGTCTGGAAGGACGGCCGCTACGCGGGCGACGTCTACGCAGTGGACTCGGATCAGGTCACCAAGACCCCCGAGAGCGGCGAGTACCTGGAGAAAGGCGGGTTCGCGATCCGCGGGGACCGAACCTACTACCGGGACACGCCCGTCGGCGCGGCGGTCGGCATCCAGTGTGAGCCCTACACCCGCGTGATCGGCGGGCCGCCGTCGGCCATCGAGGGCCAGGTGGAGACGCTGATCGAACTCGAGCCCGGCCGATACGCCCAGGCCGACGCGGCGAAGCGGCTCTACCGGCAGTTCCGCGAGGAGTTCGCCGACGAGTCGTTCGTCCGGAAGATCGCCAGCCCGGACCGCATCCAGCACTTCATGCCGCCGGGTGGGAGCCGGGTCAAGGGGGAGTGA
- a CDS encoding ABC transporter ATP-binding protein, translating into MASEEPDRALDRSSSATDATSDEPAADSIAVELEAVTKRYAETTAVDAVSLAVREGEFFTLVGPSGCGKTTTLRLVAGFESPTDGAVRFRDEDVTGVPPEDRDVGVVFQNYALFPHMTVGENVAYGLNFADPPGGVSDDRRVRELLELVDLEGMADREPDRLSGGQQQRVAIARALAPGPDVLLLDEPMSALDAQLRERLRMQVKAIQQELDITTIYVTHDQEEALAISDRVAVMRDGTPEQVGPPREIYRRPGTRFVAEFVGDNNVFEGTVRSFDGNGLASVDVGPETFAVAPGERDVAVGDGLAFCVRPENLVIAADPNSDLETATATRATVRSAEFLGETTRVHLEWQGQELLVRTRDPLSGDVLVGFDPENAHVVAVDRTV; encoded by the coding sequence TTGGCATCTGAGGAGCCCGACCGGGCGCTCGATCGATCCTCGTCCGCTACGGACGCGACGAGCGACGAGCCCGCCGCGGACTCGATCGCCGTCGAACTCGAGGCCGTTACGAAACGATATGCCGAGACGACCGCCGTCGACGCCGTCTCCCTGGCGGTCCGCGAGGGTGAGTTCTTCACGCTGGTCGGCCCCTCCGGCTGCGGGAAGACGACGACGCTGCGGCTGGTCGCCGGGTTCGAGTCGCCCACCGACGGCGCCGTCCGCTTTCGCGACGAGGACGTCACCGGCGTTCCGCCCGAGGATCGAGACGTCGGCGTCGTCTTCCAGAACTACGCGCTGTTTCCCCACATGACCGTCGGCGAGAACGTCGCCTACGGGCTCAACTTCGCCGATCCGCCCGGTGGTGTCTCGGACGACCGGCGGGTCCGGGAGCTGCTCGAGCTGGTCGACCTCGAGGGGATGGCGGACAGAGAGCCCGATCGACTTTCGGGCGGCCAGCAACAGCGGGTCGCGATCGCCCGCGCGCTGGCGCCCGGTCCCGACGTCCTCCTGCTCGACGAGCCGATGAGCGCGCTCGACGCTCAGCTGCGCGAGCGACTCCGGATGCAGGTGAAGGCGATCCAGCAGGAGCTGGACATTACGACGATCTACGTCACTCACGACCAAGAGGAGGCGCTGGCCATCTCGGATCGCGTCGCGGTGATGCGAGACGGGACGCCCGAACAGGTCGGCCCACCCCGCGAGATCTACCGCCGTCCCGGAACGCGGTTCGTCGCGGAGTTCGTCGGCGACAACAACGTCTTCGAGGGAACGGTTCGGTCGTTCGACGGAAACGGGCTCGCGTCGGTCGACGTCGGACCGGAGACGTTCGCCGTCGCCCCCGGAGAACGCGACGTCGCCGTCGGCGACGGCCTCGCGTTCTGTGTCAGACCGGAGAACCTGGTCATCGCGGCTGATCCGAACAGCGACCTCGAGACGGCAACCGCGACCCGGGCGACCGTCCGCAGCGCGGAGTTTCTCGGCGAGACGACACGAGTCCACCTCGAGTGGCAGGGCCAGGAACTGCTCGTGCGAACGCGGGATCCGCTCTCCGGCGACGTCCTCGTCGGGTTCGATCCGGAGAACGCACACGTCGTCGCGGTCGATCGAACTGTCTGA
- the katG gene encoding catalase/peroxidase HPI: protein MTWSNQNWWPNLLRLDILDDNTVDAGPYAEDFDYAEEFQKLDFEAVKADIEEVMTTSREWWPADYGHYGPLFIRMAWHSAGTYRTLDGRAGASGGLQRLPPESSWPDNVNLDKARRLLQPVKMQYGRQLSWADLMVLAGNVALESMGFETFGFAGGREDAYTPNEAVEWGPEMEWEETSPERFHEGEVGNLKDPLANTVMGLIYVNPEGPYGEPDLEGSAKNIREEFSRMAMTDEETVALIAGGHTFGKVHGADDPDENLGPEPEAAPIDLQGLGWQHEGSEDKIGGLDVISSGIEGPWNATPIQWDMGYVDNLLEHEWEPHKGPGDAWQWRAKDEEGLEPAPDAQDESETQLPMMLTTDVALKHDPDYREVLERFQENPNEFREAFAKAWFKLLHRDMGPPERYLGPEVPDETMIWQDPIPDADYDLIDEDAIDDLEAEILESDLSVPQLATTAWASASTYRDSDKRGGANGARIRLEPQRSWEVNEPDKLEPVLSTYEEIQEEFNSSRSDDVQVSLADLIVLGGNAAVEQAAADAGYDVDVPFEPGRTDATPEQTDVESFEVLEPKADGFRNYLGGEYDDLYDSPEERLVDHAHLLTLSVPEMTVLVGGMRALGATYGDSDRGVLTDQPGTLTNDFFVNLLDMDYEWEPVSEDNEGFEIRDRDTGDVEWEATRFDLIFGSNARLRTLVDAYGAADGEEEFVRDFVDAWSKVMTLDRFDLE from the coding sequence ATGACGTGGTCCAACCAAAACTGGTGGCCGAACCTATTGCGATTGGATATCCTCGACGATAACACCGTGGACGCCGGTCCGTACGCCGAGGACTTCGACTACGCAGAGGAGTTCCAAAAACTCGATTTCGAGGCAGTGAAGGCGGACATCGAGGAGGTGATGACGACCTCCCGGGAGTGGTGGCCGGCCGATTACGGTCACTACGGGCCGCTGTTTATCCGGATGGCGTGGCACAGCGCGGGAACGTATCGCACTCTCGACGGCCGCGCTGGCGCGTCCGGCGGCCTCCAGCGTCTTCCGCCGGAGAGCAGCTGGCCGGACAACGTAAACCTCGACAAGGCCCGCCGCCTGCTCCAGCCGGTAAAGATGCAGTACGGGCGGCAGCTCTCGTGGGCCGACCTGATGGTCCTCGCCGGAAACGTCGCCCTGGAGTCGATGGGCTTCGAGACGTTCGGCTTCGCGGGGGGCCGCGAGGACGCGTACACGCCCAACGAGGCCGTTGAGTGGGGTCCCGAAATGGAGTGGGAGGAGACCTCGCCCGAGCGCTTCCACGAGGGAGAGGTGGGAAACCTCAAGGACCCGCTCGCGAACACCGTGATGGGCCTCATTTACGTGAACCCCGAGGGTCCGTACGGCGAACCGGACCTCGAAGGCTCCGCGAAGAACATCCGCGAGGAGTTTTCCCGCATGGCGATGACCGACGAGGAAACGGTTGCGCTCATCGCCGGCGGCCACACCTTTGGGAAAGTCCACGGCGCCGACGACCCCGACGAGAACCTCGGTCCCGAGCCCGAGGCGGCCCCCATCGACCTGCAGGGCCTCGGCTGGCAGCACGAAGGCAGCGAAGACAAGATCGGCGGACTCGACGTCATCTCCAGCGGGATCGAAGGGCCGTGGAACGCCACGCCGATCCAGTGGGACATGGGCTACGTCGACAACCTGCTCGAGCACGAGTGGGAACCCCACAAGGGCCCCGGTGATGCGTGGCAGTGGCGAGCGAAAGACGAGGAGGGACTCGAGCCCGCGCCGGACGCCCAGGACGAATCGGAGACGCAGCTGCCGATGATGCTGACGACGGACGTCGCCCTGAAGCACGACCCCGACTACCGAGAGGTCTTAGAGCGCTTCCAGGAGAACCCCAACGAGTTCCGGGAGGCTTTCGCGAAGGCGTGGTTCAAGCTCCTCCACCGCGACATGGGCCCGCCCGAGCGGTACCTCGGACCGGAGGTTCCCGACGAGACGATGATCTGGCAGGATCCGATCCCCGACGCCGACTATGACCTGATCGACGAGGACGCAATCGACGACCTCGAAGCGGAGATTCTCGAGTCGGATCTCTCGGTCCCGCAACTGGCCACGACCGCGTGGGCGTCGGCGTCGACGTACCGCGATAGCGACAAGCGCGGTGGCGCGAACGGCGCCCGCATCCGCCTCGAACCACAGCGGAGCTGGGAGGTCAACGAGCCCGACAAGCTGGAGCCGGTCCTTTCGACCTACGAGGAGATCCAGGAGGAGTTCAACAGCTCGCGCTCGGACGACGTGCAGGTCTCGCTGGCCGACCTGATCGTCCTGGGCGGCAACGCGGCCGTCGAGCAGGCGGCGGCCGACGCCGGCTACGACGTGGACGTGCCGTTTGAACCGGGTCGCACGGACGCCACACCGGAGCAGACCGACGTCGAATCCTTCGAGGTGCTCGAGCCGAAGGCCGACGGCTTCCGGAACTACCTCGGTGGCGAGTACGACGACCTGTACGACTCGCCCGAGGAGCGGCTAGTGGACCACGCGCACCTGCTGACCCTGTCGGTGCCCGAGATGACGGTACTGGTCGGCGGCATGCGCGCGCTGGGTGCGACCTACGGGGACTCCGACCGCGGCGTCCTCACCGACCAGCCCGGCACCCTGACGAACGATTTCTTCGTGAATCTGCTCGACATGGACTACGAGTGGGAGCCGGTTTCGGAGGACAACGAGGGCTTCGAGATCCGCGATCGCGACACCGGCGACGTCGAATGGGAAGCCACCCGCTTCGACCTCATCTTCGGCTCGAACGCCCGACTTCGCACCCTCGTGGATGCCTACGGCGCCGCTGACGGCGAGGAGGAGTTCGTCCGTGACTTCGTGGACGCGTGGAGCAAGGTGATGACGCTCGATCGATTCGACCTCGAGTGA
- a CDS encoding thiamine ABC transporter substrate-binding protein yields MRRRTFLASGGAVAGLGLAGCVTQEGDNGGTTGNGDDEDVLRVAANTSFVDAPSDSPGEWIAEEFADRYDVEFEWHTPEQELNYYIERHNEDVEIEPELYLGLNPHEVVRADGNTDGELFVETDDDALEHLANVDEEHYFDPQGRVIPTYRSFCAMVYDGRNVPEPETFEDLLDPEYEGQIAVSNPQRGTTGLLFLLWTIDYFGEDEYLEYWEELLDNDTRVLDSWSEVYAQFEEGEIPVVASYANDRVYAQRAGNDLEKHQVALLNDQAYANIAGMGRFADGTNDELAHEFMDFILDPEVQAVIAERNVTGPVNDETELPEVYEEYAEVPDDTPFFDYDDLEANLDDWLGEWEQVAAGDH; encoded by the coding sequence ATGAGACGACGGACGTTTCTCGCAAGCGGAGGGGCAGTCGCCGGGCTCGGCCTGGCCGGCTGCGTCACACAGGAGGGTGACAACGGTGGCACGACCGGGAACGGCGACGACGAGGACGTGCTCCGGGTCGCGGCGAACACTTCGTTCGTCGACGCGCCCAGCGACAGTCCCGGCGAGTGGATCGCCGAGGAGTTCGCCGACCGGTACGACGTCGAGTTCGAGTGGCACACGCCCGAACAGGAGCTGAACTACTACATCGAGCGCCACAACGAGGACGTCGAGATCGAGCCCGAGCTCTACCTGGGGCTAAACCCCCACGAGGTCGTCCGGGCCGACGGGAACACCGACGGCGAGCTGTTCGTCGAGACCGACGACGACGCGCTCGAACACCTCGCGAACGTCGACGAGGAGCACTACTTCGACCCCCAGGGCCGGGTGATCCCGACCTACCGGAGCTTCTGTGCGATGGTCTACGACGGCCGCAACGTCCCCGAGCCCGAAACGTTCGAGGACCTGCTCGATCCCGAGTACGAGGGCCAGATCGCGGTCTCGAACCCCCAGCGCGGGACGACCGGACTGCTCTTCTTGCTGTGGACGATCGACTACTTCGGCGAGGACGAGTACCTTGAGTACTGGGAGGAGCTGCTCGACAACGACACCCGCGTCCTCGACTCCTGGAGCGAGGTCTACGCCCAGTTCGAGGAGGGCGAGATTCCGGTCGTCGCCTCCTACGCGAACGACCGCGTCTACGCCCAACGCGCCGGCAACGACCTCGAGAAACACCAGGTCGCGTTGCTGAACGACCAGGCCTACGCCAACATCGCCGGCATGGGTCGGTTCGCGGATGGGACGAACGACGAGCTCGCCCACGAGTTTATGGATTTCATCCTCGATCCCGAAGTGCAGGCGGTGATCGCCGAACGCAACGTGACGGGCCCGGTCAACGACGAGACCGAGCTTCCGGAGGTGTACGAGGAGTACGCGGAAGTGCCGGACGACACGCCGTTTTTCGACTACGACGACCTCGAGGCGAACCTCGACGACTGGCTCGGCGAGTGGGAGCAGGTCGCCGCGGGCGACCACTGA
- a CDS encoding thiamine-binding protein, protein MTVFALLRVTPITDDDATEDVAAAIDALEEYDVEYETTPLATTLEAEDAEELFAACGAAHQAVDGSEVQTLVQVDDRREKSMTASDKVDAVESELGRDARSDGD, encoded by the coding sequence ATGACGGTTTTCGCACTGCTTCGCGTGACGCCGATCACCGACGACGACGCGACCGAGGACGTCGCGGCTGCGATCGACGCCCTCGAGGAGTACGACGTCGAGTACGAGACGACGCCGCTGGCGACGACGCTGGAGGCCGAGGACGCCGAGGAGCTGTTCGCAGCCTGCGGGGCCGCCCACCAGGCCGTCGACGGCAGCGAGGTCCAGACGCTGGTGCAGGTCGACGACAGACGCGAGAAGTCGATGACTGCGAGCGACAAGGTCGACGCCGTCGAGTCGGAGCTGGGCCGGGACGCCCGGAGCGACGGCGACTGA
- a CDS encoding asparagine synthase-related protein, which yields MQTTLYHDGWTRAEGVAVRGRAFEDGRLLEDDVLAARLSEIRESDAPLEDVAALAATLEGFFAAVLEDGDATYLVADGARSIPLYYGVEGPVADRGRVVREALEAETDPVLESEFLLTRYVTGPETIWEGVYATQPGEVVRIDGDGIERRTYREYWPAGPEDERTNESATPRASLESALETALDRLERVAGDRPVVVPLSGGYDSRLLASALVERDREVIGFTFGCSGHPDVELSREIADRLGIRWEFCDYDADRWREWYRGAAGREYRRAAFGGDALPFLAEWPAVRELVADGRLPTDALYCPGHTVATPSERLPRFVGEREWEASSSVGCGPAVDADDDALDRELVDPTLEDVVDYVLDRHYALWEWDDPTFERAARERIRRGLRGDRDPDAVAGPASAAAAYERWEWRGRMATFTNGDLRVYEDAGLDWWLPLWDPAYVRAWERVPLASRRGKGLHADLARDRYRRAADVSDERAGLTDRSLSAADRHLALVRHSPVCQFTERGGAWEPPFLASRSAWSEPGSHPLAWYGIVDDDVLEALPAFRNLYALRTLAATGRLDLEDASGPIPDRPTLRLPTED from the coding sequence ATGCAGACGACGCTGTACCACGACGGCTGGACCCGGGCCGAGGGAGTCGCGGTCCGGGGTCGCGCGTTCGAGGACGGTCGCCTCCTCGAGGACGACGTCCTCGCCGCTCGCCTCTCCGAAATCCGGGAGTCCGACGCCCCGCTCGAGGACGTCGCGGCTCTCGCAGCCACCCTCGAGGGCTTTTTCGCCGCCGTCCTCGAGGACGGCGACGCCACCTACCTCGTCGCCGACGGCGCCCGATCGATCCCGCTGTACTACGGCGTCGAGGGGCCGGTTGCCGACCGCGGTCGCGTCGTCCGCGAGGCGCTCGAGGCGGAAACCGATCCCGTTCTCGAGAGTGAGTTCCTCCTGACGCGGTACGTTACCGGTCCGGAGACGATCTGGGAGGGGGTTTACGCGACCCAGCCCGGCGAGGTGGTCCGGATCGACGGTGACGGGATCGAACGGCGAACCTACCGGGAGTACTGGCCCGCGGGGCCCGAGGACGAACGCACGAACGAATCGGCGACCCCTCGGGCGAGCCTCGAGTCGGCCCTCGAAACCGCGCTCGATCGCCTCGAGCGCGTCGCGGGCGACCGCCCTGTCGTCGTCCCGCTCTCGGGCGGCTACGACTCGCGGCTGCTCGCGTCGGCGCTCGTCGAACGCGACCGGGAGGTGATCGGGTTCACCTTCGGATGTTCGGGCCACCCCGACGTCGAACTGAGCAGAGAGATCGCGGACCGCCTCGGGATTCGCTGGGAGTTCTGTGACTACGACGCCGACCGCTGGCGCGAGTGGTACCGCGGCGCGGCGGGACGGGAGTACCGACGGGCGGCGTTCGGTGGCGACGCGCTGCCCTTCCTCGCGGAGTGGCCCGCCGTCCGCGAGCTAGTCGCCGACGGACGGCTGCCGACCGACGCGCTGTACTGTCCGGGCCACACCGTCGCGACGCCCAGCGAGCGGCTGCCGCGGTTCGTCGGCGAGCGCGAGTGGGAGGCGTCCTCCAGCGTCGGCTGCGGGCCGGCCGTCGACGCCGACGACGACGCACTCGACCGGGAGCTGGTCGACCCGACTCTCGAGGACGTCGTCGACTACGTCCTCGATCGCCACTACGCGCTGTGGGAGTGGGACGATCCGACGTTCGAACGCGCCGCGCGCGAGCGGATCCGGCGCGGGCTCCGCGGCGACCGGGATCCGGACGCCGTCGCGGGGCCCGCGAGCGCGGCCGCAGCCTACGAGCGCTGGGAGTGGCGCGGACGGATGGCGACGTTCACCAACGGGGACCTCAGGGTGTACGAGGACGCGGGTCTGGACTGGTGGCTCCCGCTGTGGGACCCCGCCTACGTTCGCGCCTGGGAACGAGTCCCGCTCGCGTCCCGACGGGGGAAGGGACTGCACGCCGACCTCGCGCGCGATCGCTACCGGCGCGCGGCCGACGTCTCCGACGAACGAGCGGGGTTGACGGACCGATCGCTCTCGGCCGCGGATCGCCACCTGGCGCTGGTTCGACATTCACCGGTCTGCCAGTTCACCGAGCGCGGCGGGGCGTGGGAGCCGCCGTTTCTCGCGTCGCGGTCGGCCTGGAGCGAACCGGGCTCCCATCCCCTGGCGTGGTACGGGATCGTCGACGACGACGTCCTCGAGGCGCTCCCGGCGTTTCGGAACCTCTACGCGCTGCGGACGCTGGCCGCGACGGGTCGGCTCGACCTCGAGGACGCGTCGGGCCCGATCCCCGACAGACCGACGCTTCGGCTGCCGACCGAGGACTGA